In Panicum virgatum strain AP13 chromosome 5K, P.virgatum_v5, whole genome shotgun sequence, the genomic window ACGGCTGCCTCCTACAGGTACACTTCTCGAGCTCACCAAAGGATGTGGCTGTGGACTCTTAGCCTTTTAGGAGTTGTAATGTACTAGTTCGTTCTGTCCGGATCAGTAAACTAGACACAATTAGGAGTGCCTGTCCGTGCATGAGCTAGATCGATCTTGGAAGTTTGAATTAGCTAAGGGGTGTCACGTCTCACCGATTCTTGGTTGCTTCTTTGTTCAGAGACCAATTGAGCTGTTCATTTCATGATTGGGCCTGTTCCTTCCCCACTTGTgagatattttttttgttccatGGGACTAATCGATTACACTGGTGATAAAATCCAGGGCGGACGAGTGGAACGTCAACAAATGGGCATGGGAAGGGGCGCTTAAGGTTGTCAGCAAGGGCGAGGAATGCATCATCAAATTGGAAGATAAGAACACAGGTACAATATTTATTTTAGTGTTTTCGCTCAGATTTTTTTTCACTCGCAGTATTAATTCTGTGGATGTGTTTCAGGGGAGCTGTATGCTAGGGCGTTTCTCAGAGAGGGTGAGCCACATCCGGTGGAACCTGCAATTGATAGCAGCAGGTCTGTATCTGGTGTTACCACAAAATATTGTCGTCCTACATTGAAATATATGCCTTTGTATTTTCTAGTGTCCATAAGAAACACTTGGACTGTATAGCCAGAACCTCAAATGATGCTTGCTGCTTGAATTTTTTCTTGCAGATATTTTGTACTCCGCGTTGAAGAGAATATAGGTGATGACTGTCTCTACCTTGGGTGGGCTCTGTGATGTTCCTTGTGTCTTAATGTTTTACTTATTGTTGAGTTGAGGATCATAGCATTTGGTACTTAACGTTGAATTGATGTGGTCAGTGCAGTCTCACATGGTAATATACTAGAAGCATAACAAATCCTACTGTGAACTGCAGATGGGCGTCAGCGTCATGCTTTTATAGGTTTAGGCTTCCGTGAAAGACCTGAAGCATATGACTTCCAAGCTGCTCTTCATGATCATATGAAGTATCCTTATGTTCGTTTACAACATGATATGCCTGTCATAAAAAATCACAATGATCTTTTTCTGTGCAATTCCTCTATGACTAGGAGTTATGCATGTTGAATCCTATTTGATATGGCCTCTGAACTTTGATTTTGATTAGCCATAATAGATAGTACGTTGTATATTGTTGACTCAGATCTTTCATCATTTAATTGTTATCCTCCACCCATATGCAGTCAGATCATAGTTTAGTTGGCAGTTTTGTTAATGTAAGTTTTATGAAatacttctttattttccacaaggAATTCAATTCGTTTTATGCAGTTATCATTTGTGATTATGATATTGCTTCCAACATCTTATTTATATAATGCACCAGTTTTCCTGTATGATTTGTTCTTTTCTTACATTATCAAAGATATCTAAACAAAAAGAAGGCCGCTGAAGAGATGGTTCAGCACTATGAGAAGCAATCATCAGTGGATTACAGCCTCAAAGAAGGGGAAACTTTGGTTCTTCAGCTTAAAAATGTAAGTTTTCATCCAAATATTTTACTTGAAAAAAACTGAATCAGAGAGCCTGTTTGATGTCTTCTAAGGTCTGCAATATTAGAATATAGGATTTTTGCTTCGTAGTTGTACCCTAGGTTGCTCAAGCAATTGCATTTGTTGGAAGGATAACAATAAACAGCTGGATCATGGAATCCTTATCAATCTATAAGTGCCTTAAAATGACCTGGTCGATCTAAGCCATGTTGACCTAGACTATTCTCATGTCAGTTTTGCTTATGCATAGTTTCCATCGAGATTTCTCTTATGGCATTTGAGTAGCAAATCCCCTCGCATATCAATGAACATATTAGTCCGAGGCTTTGAGCTACTCTCGAGCCCTACTGTACTGCATTGAAGGGTATCTGTAGTGCTGTGCCAAATTTTGTAGCATGTGCCTGTATCCCCTTTTGTTCGAATTTTATAGCTGTCTTTGTGATATTTCCTCaacctctgcacatttgtgtgggtaaggcttggggcttaaaaacaacccttccccagaccccgcacagtgcgggaagcctatggcactgggtacgcccttttttctTTGTGATATTTCCTGAGTGTCTGGGTTTGCTTTTGTTGTGTGCAGAAAGAAACCGGTACCAAGACAAAATCAGTATTTTTTGAGCAAGGCCTAAACAAGCTCTCAGTGAGTGAAAAGACAAACACCAAGGAGCCCCCTGTCTCCCTCAAACTCCCCCCACCTCCACCTTCACCCGTCTCTCCAACCGATTCTGGAGTTGCCGCATCCCCCTTCAAAGCAGAGTTTCCTCCCCAGGAACCTGCCGCTGAACCCGCCAGCACAACCAGCGCTCTCCCCTCCAAAGCCGAACTTTCTCCTGAGCAACCAGCTGCTGCAGAGAAGGTCGGGCAAGAAACCGTGGATGATGACTTTGGGGACTTTCAGGCTGCCGGGTGATATATCATGTATCTTGTACATACACCATGTTACTGGGACtgtctttttatttttattttgtcaACTTCCTATCAGCTGTGACTTTTGCCGGCGCTCGTGTTGCTGTATAGAGAGCTACAGTACCATCTCATAAGCTATACAAATACATGGACAAACCTTGTACCTTTCCTTTTTCAGAAGTATGCCAGGAATTTTTTGCCCAAAGCTTGCAGATTTCGTTTCCAAATCCGATGAGATCTCAGGACGCAATTCGGAATCCAAAGCAATTCTGACCTGAGTTCGGTCCGTATTCGGGCTCTATAAAATTCAACTAGCCTGGCCAGCATCGTGAGGGCGGCCTACGCCCATGTCTCCCGCGGGCTCGCCGTGCCTGCTCCTGTCCTGGCCGGACTGATGGCGCTCATGGCATGCAGCCACTGCGGGGCGCCGCCTGTGCCTTGTGTCGCGCCGTGCTCTGCCTCTACCTCTGTCGTCTTTGGAGCTGGCTTTCTGGCTGTCCGCGTTGCTCGCCGTGGCCGTCGGCCCCGTCGCCGGTGTGCTCGTCATGGTCGCTGACGTGGCATGCACGTCTGCCTCCTTTGGGTTCTGCATCGCCAAGTACGTGCGTTGCAGCAAGCGGCAAGCCGCAGGTCGAGCACAAGAACTGAACAAGAGCGTGTAGGATAGAATTGCGAGTAAATCACGAGTTTCCAGAATTATTAGCATTTGACATTTGGCTAGACTTGCAGTCATCATTGTACAAGCGTGATGTTACAAGTGTTTAAGGGTGGCTGCTTGATTGCTTCGCATTGTTGAGTGTGAAGGCATCCCACAGTGTTATTTCGTCAGCTCATGAAAATCATATTGCAGGAGATATAATATTTACAGTCGTTAAAACCATGTATCAGATCTCAACAAAATCGTCTTCATCAGTTTCTACCCACTCGACCTGGGAGCAAGCTGCGGATTTCATCAAGTCCGTAAGGCCGGTGAGGTCTTCcaaatacgttggttcgttgATCACTTGCatcacaaaatccattcctctCCTCCGATATTCAGACAATACCTGTCACATACAAGATCGGCAGCATAGCTGTCAGCGAATTTCTGATAGTATTGTTTGCATTGTTAAAACCGGCCAAGGATGATACTCACGCGAGAGCAAACGCATTCGAGCACTTCCAGGACTAAAACAGAAGCTAACTCACGCGAACAAACATACAAGAAGGCGCTGTATTTGCTACAACACACGTCTGTTCTCTTTTCTGCATTCACGGTTCAAGCAACAACCATACCGAGCACTTGGCTCATATAGCCAGCTTACATGCACAAGACAGCATCTAGTGCCTGGGCCTCATGTGGACGCAGTTAACCTCAAGCCACACCTAAGAACATGCCCAACTAACCATGCATGCACAGCTAACTATTCCCTCCACCCTAAATTACTTATCACTTTAGCtttatcctaagtcaaacttgTCTAACTTttaccaaaattatagaaaaaaagtACCAACATTTACAAATATCAAATTAGTTTTATTAAATCCATAATGAAATATATATTAATACTGTATTTACTAAGCATTGTGTAAGtctatattttcttttataaGTTAGGTCAAAGTTAGAGATGCTTGACTTAGAACAACGCTAAAGTGACAAGCAATCTGGGATGGAGAACTTGCATCACTAGAATTATTCAATGATGACTTGGCGTTAGGGGTGCAAACAGATACCTACTGATATGAATACAGCTAGTTTTTTTTCCTTGGGTTCGCGTAGGGATAGTGTCAGTTGCGTCAAATAAGATATGAATGGATATTGACATCATATATATCCGACTTGTATCTGGATTCAGATAGTGTCGGATGTTGAATACCTTGACTCGCATACGGACGGATTTGAACCCATCCAAATGGATACGAGCTCAGATTCAAACAGATAATACCCGTACCATTTGCACCCCCTACCTGGCGTACACGACTGCCAACTAGCACAGCTAACAAGCTCGCTTTTACATGAGACAGACATGTACTAACCTATGGCTATTTGTACTTGACAGACATCCACTAACACATGGAAAGACTCTAAATCTCTTATAAATCAACATATAACATGCATGTTGTGCGACAGTAGAAAGTTTACATACCACATTGGAACATGCTGTGCAATTGCTCGAGGAATAGCCCAAGAGGGTTAATAAGTTGTACTGTGAGAGTGATCCACGCATCTGGTGAGGTAATAGACCAAGTGGATGGCCACTGCTTGCACCAGCAATATCTCCTGGAGCATGTATCCTGCAACAGGTAGTGAAAATATTCATCAGATTTCCTTGCTCTTTGTTCATTGGATGCAGTTAGCATCTTCTTTGGACGTTACACGAACTCATAGTATCATTCCAGCTTTCATGTACCCATCAGGATGATGTAACATTCTTGTGAAGAGGTCTGCAGCACATCCAGATGCAATAGAGGCCAGCCCAGGTCGTGTCACTGTACATTGTTGATCCAGTGTTCGATTGGAGACAGACTGCATAAAAAGAAATGTCATGATTGTTGACGTTTTGTTAAAAGCATAACTACTATAAATTCCAAAATATGGAGCATTACATCAACAGGAGCAACAACGTCATTGCAGAAATAACACCCCAGTCTTTGACGTCCAAGGGGATCCATTGTGGACATCTTATCCGTGGCAGCAGTCACATTTGAAGCTTCACAGCTCGTGCCAGGACCAGCCCCATGTCGCATGACAAGGTAACTATCATACCCTAATGCCGCAGTAATAGCAATCTGCAATGCAGAGGGGCATTAGCATATAACAAACCATTCCAAGGTTTACATTATTCAAGGATGCCTACAAGATTTACCTTGTTTTCATTAGTGCAGAGGAGAGTTGGAAGCCACCTACTTTCCCTTGTGTCAGTCAACAAGAAGATAGCATCGTGGGAAGCTACTAATTCCTCAAGGCTCTTGCAATCTTGAAGCACGCCAGCTGCTTCACCAGGAGACAAAGGATGCCCTGGCATAGGTATTTCCATCTGAATGCCTTGTGCATCCTGCAAGGGATCATGGTAAATATTCATAAGACAAGACAATAGCAAAAAAAGGTGGAAGTATTTCCATCTGAATGCTTTGAGGGGAAGGAAGTGAAGACTCACCACCGAAGGACACCTCTCCACTAGATGCTTAACTATTGCAGTTGCTTTTGGGGCACCGCAGTCATCAGAAGTGTAGAGTGATTGTCTTGCCAAATTTGACACAACTACACGACCACTATCAACCACTGTTAGCTTCCGCACACCACAGTCCTGCAATGTTGGTTTCCGCCACAGTGAAACAGAATTTGTTTGAGTTTATATGTTGTAGTTTAACAGAAAGTTAGCATCAGTAACAACACTGAGTCACTGACCATAAGAATGCGAGCAACATCACATCCAAGAGTTCCAGCACCCAAAATTAGACATCGGACATCAGAAATCTTGTCTGAATTTACAGAGATGCTGCCCAGCATCTTAGGACAAGTATCTGCCCTCTTCGAATCAGAAATGCCTGTAAGATCTTTCAGATATGTCGGATAGTTAATAGCTTGCATGACAAAATCCAATCCTCTTCTTCTGTACTCTGACAATACCTGGAATGAGCATGGGTATCATTAGAACCAATAAAATTGGAGAACGGTAATGTCATGTGGTAGAATTTACTTACTGCAATTGAACATGCAGTACAGTTGCCGGAGGAATTGCCTAGTTCCAAAGATAAAACACACTTTGGGAGTGATCCTCGTAGCTGATGTGGTAACAGACCAAGCTGATGTTCTGTTTCCATACCAGCAATATCACCTGGAGCATGTATCCTGCAAAAGTGTATGATTCTTATATGATACTTCACCCGGACTGATTATTTTTTTCAAGCTCCACTACAGCTTAGCTTAATCAATATTCACTGTCTGAAAAGAACTAATATCCACTGAGATCAACACTAAACAATAATAAATTGGACTCAGCAATTATCTTTTAAGGCATCTTACTCATCAGGATGATGTAACATCCTAGCAAAGAGCTCCACTGCTTTGCCAGATGCAACTGAGGTAAGTCCAGGTAGTGTTCCATTAGGAATTGGCTGCAAAAGAATAACATTGAACATGGAACAATATTAAAACCagtaaaaatgaaataaaacatAACATGTCCACAAAATACGAGTCTTTATCTGATGTACATTAAAAAGGGAAACAGCATCATTGCAGAAACAACAGCCCAATCTCTGATTGCCAAGAGCGTCTTCTGTAGACATTTTTTCTATCTGAGCAGTCAATTCATCTGTAACCCCACTTATTCCTGGACCAGCACCATGTCGCATGACAAGGTAACTGTCACATCCTAATACTGCAGTAATAGCAATCTGCAGTGGAGGTACAACATATCATCAGTACAGCATACACAACAAAAGGTAGAGATCAAAAGATCAGGAGTACTTTTTAGCTAAACATATGTGATTAATCTATCTGGATTCACACCCCCAGGCATAGGCTAAGTAGAGATTAAGAGTACTTTTTAACTAAAGACGTGTGAGTAAGCTATCTGGATTCACACCCCTGGGCATAGGCTAAGTACTTAGGCATTGCTGTGTGAGAACAACTGCAAAGGCCCTTAGCTAATGGATACTACATTCAAGCTTTACCTTATTTTCGCTTGCACAGAGAAGAGTTGGAAGCCACCTGCTCTCCCATGTGTCAGTTAACAAGAAAACTGCGTCATTGGCAGCCACTAATGTCTGCAGTTGCTTGCAGTCATCAAGCACACTTGCCATTTTGCTGGGAGAATCAGGATGCCCAGGCACCGGTATCTCCATTTGGATGCCTTCAACCTCCTACATGACATTGATCACCATCATTTATCGACAACAGAAGTTCAAAAGCATATGGTTCAAGGATAAAACTGTCCTCACCACTGCAGGACATCTTGCTTTTAGATGTGGAACTATTGCAGTTACTCTTGGAACTCCACAGTCCTTATCTATGTAGAGTGATTGCTTGACAAGGTCAGACGTGGCAACATTACCACTGTCGACCACAGTTAATTTCCGTACACCCCAGGTCTGAGAAAAATGGTTGCCACTATAAATTGAAAGCAGGAGGCAAATGCTTATATTCTATTAAATTTGTTACGATGAATAGGAATCTAGTAGCAGCTCAAAGCACTAACCATAAGCAGGCGAGCAACTTCACATCCAAGAGTTCCAGCACCCAAGACAAGAACTCGAACCCCAGATAACTTGTCTATATTCACAGGAAAGTGGCGCCACCCCATAAGCTTTAAGTGCATCAGTTGTTTTTCTTCATCCTGACTGCATGAAATAAACAGCCAAGGTAATTTTCTATTCACTGTTGACCATTTCCAAAATTCCAAAGCATAATATACAATCAATCTACCTTGCTGGACTCATTGATTGAAGATCTATTTCTTTTGGCTTCATTTCTTTTGTTCCCTTTCCTGGCTTTAATCCTTCCCAACCAATAGCATCAGGTACATGATCAGGATCATCCCACCCTGTCATAACAGCAGGTGTCAGAAACGGACAAAATGTTGGTGAAAGTGTAAGGCTGATTATTTTCCAATTGAAACCACCATATTTATACCACGAGGTGATGGAAATGATGCTTCGCCAATGAGGGATTGTTCTAGATCAGGGTTTCCTCGATATTCACGGTAGCAGAAGAACTGAACCTTCTCAATCTTCCACCGGATAGTCAGGAATGTAATATAATTTCTAATAGCCCAGCCAGGGCAATCTGAGAGACATCCATGATCATAAAATCCAAACAGCAGCTGCAACAGCAAATCAAGGAATTCACACGTAGCACAAAGACACACATGAAGCTGGGCAAATAAGGACATTCTTCCAAAACATTATCAAAACTCAGCTAGTTTAAATGATCAAATGGATGACATGACATACCTTTTGATAGTTCCCCTGGCAAGTTTTCCAGTCCTTAAGTGGTCTTACAGAGGCAGAGGAATCCGAGGATATACCAACCAGAAAGAATGGTACAACTGCCAAGATTTCAATCCATTGCAGAAAATTATTAATCAGATGGAGAAAACTAATAATATGAAGCCAATGCACTTGCTGTTAGGCATGATTCTCAGACCTGTTGTTTCACTAGAAGCACGCCACTCTTGCAATGCTTCGTACAAGCATGCTGCCTGCAGGAACAAATAAACAACTTTCACtaccaattgggtggatcgaacATGGAAACTGGTGTTCTTCAATACTAGGTGCATACGAAAATGACCTCTTCTTTGCTGAGCACTTCTGAGGCGCAGTGCAGACTTAGCAGGGTCATTCTAGAGTTGAAAACCAACGAGGGGAATGCAACATTGTAATAGACCTTCCAATTCTTCAGATCAGCAAATGATGTCACAAGGAACCTAAGTAGCAGAGCAGGATTCTCTTCTACATTACCAGACATAATGTCATGCAAgatctgccccccccccccatggaAACAAATTAGGATTACACAAGTTATAAAGGAATCAGTAAACAATTGAAAATTCCACGCCAAGCATGTACCTTCTTTGCTTCCGCTTTCAGAAGAAGTTCCCTATCTAGGTCTTGGAATCCCCTCGTGTTATTAGTGTTTATcagggtccctggaacttgacAACCATTCCTATCACCAGGCGAATTGTTCAATGATCCTGAACGTAGGTTGAAGAAGCTCGCCATCGGGCGAAACTGGCGTGGAGTATAGTAACCTGGTTATCGTTCAGAAGGAACTGTTTAGAATATGCAGAGTCCTCCAAATAAAACGATGAGCAGACTAGGCACACTGACAAAACTCATTTTCATCTCAGAATCACAATTTGCGTGTGAAGACTGAAGAGTGCATCCAGCAGCGCAGAAAGAGCAATCAGCAACCAAACTAACCAAAAGCCTAACTAGTCAGACAATTGATCTTAGAACGACGAGCACTAATTCCTGAACCGGTGAACCCAAACCCCAGCAAGAGCACCAGACGTAACTGTGGAGCTCAGATATCAAATCAGATCAGTAACTCAAAGC contains:
- the LOC120707402 gene encoding uncharacterized protein At1g03900-like, translating into MASAGGGEQAAAPAEAEPLELVLFQVAECYVYLIPPRKTAASYRADEWNVNKWAWEGALKVVSKGEECIIKLEDKNTGELYARAFLREGEPHPVEPAIDSSRYFVLRVEENIDGRQRHAFIGLGFRERPEAYDFQAALHDHMKYLNKKKAAEEMVQHYEKQSSVDYSLKEGETLVLQLKNKETGTKTKSVFFEQGLNKLSVSEKTNTKEPPVSLKLPPPPPSPVSPTDSGVAASPFKAEFPPQEPAAEPASTTSALPSKAELSPEQPAAAEKVGQETVDDDFGDFQAAG
- the LOC120707401 gene encoding ubiquitin-like modifier-activating enzyme atg7 isoform X1 is translated as MAGAGAAGFPRLLQVQALQCLADEGFWDALRRLKLDVLGTDDSPIPITGYYTPRQFRPMASFFNLRSGSLNNSPGDRNGCQVPGTLINTNNTRGFQDLDRELLLKAEAKKILHDIMSGNVEENPALLLRFLVTSFADLKNWKVYYNVAFPSLVFNSRMTLLSLHCASEVLSKEEAACLYEALQEWRASSETTAVVPFFLVGISSDSSASVRPLKDWKTCQGNYQKLLFGFYDHGCLSDCPGWAIRNYITFLTIRWKIEKVQFFCYREYRGNPDLEQSLIGEASFPSPRGWDDPDHVPDAIGWEGLKPGKGTKEMKPKEIDLQSMSPASQDEEKQLMHLKLMGWRHFPVNIDKLSGVRVLVLGAGTLGCEVARLLMTWGVRKLTVVDSGNVATSDLVKQSLYIDKDCGVPRVTAIVPHLKARCPAVEVEGIQMEIPVPGHPDSPSKMASVLDDCKQLQTLVAANDAVFLLTDTWESRWLPTLLCASENKIAITAVLGCDSYLVMRHGAGPGISGVTDELTAQIEKMSTEDALGNQRLGCCFCNDAVSLFNPIPNGTLPGLTSVASGKAVELFARMLHHPDEIHAPGDIAGMETEHQLGLLPHQLRGSLPKCVLSLELGNSSGNCTACSIAVLSEYRRRGLDFVMQAINYPTYLKDLTGISDSKRADTCPKMLGSISVNSDKISDVRCLILGAGTLGCDVARILMDCGVRKLTVVDSGRVVVSNLARQSLYTSDDCGAPKATAIVKHLVERCPSVDAQGIQMEIPMPGHPLSPGEAAGVLQDCKSLEELVASHDAIFLLTDTRESRWLPTLLCTNENKIAITAALGYDSYLVMRHGAGPGTSCEASNVTAATDKMSTMDPLGRQRLGCYFCNDVVAPVDSVSNRTLDQQCTVTRPGLASIASGCAADLFTRMLHHPDGIHAPGDIAGASSGHPLGLLPHQMRGSLSQYNLLTLLGYSSSNCTACSNVVLSEYRRRGMDFVMQVINEPTYLEDLTGLTDLMKSAACSQVEWVETDEDDFVEI
- the LOC120707401 gene encoding ubiquitin-like modifier-activating enzyme atg7 isoform X2, encoding MAGAGAAGFPRLLQVQALQCLADEGFWDALRRLKLDVLGTDDSPIPITGYYTPRQFRPMASFFNLRSGSLNNSPGDRNGCQVPGTLINTNNTRGFQDLDRELLLKAEAKKILHDIMSGNVEENPALLLRFLVTSFADLKNWKVYYNVAFPSLVFNSRMTLLSLHCASEVLSKEEAACLYEALQEWRASSETTVVPFFLVGISSDSSASVRPLKDWKTCQGNYQKLLFGFYDHGCLSDCPGWAIRNYITFLTIRWKIEKVQFFCYREYRGNPDLEQSLIGEASFPSPRGWDDPDHVPDAIGWEGLKPGKGTKEMKPKEIDLQSMSPASQDEEKQLMHLKLMGWRHFPVNIDKLSGVRVLVLGAGTLGCEVARLLMTWGVRKLTVVDSGNVATSDLVKQSLYIDKDCGVPRVTAIVPHLKARCPAVEVEGIQMEIPVPGHPDSPSKMASVLDDCKQLQTLVAANDAVFLLTDTWESRWLPTLLCASENKIAITAVLGCDSYLVMRHGAGPGISGVTDELTAQIEKMSTEDALGNQRLGCCFCNDAVSLFNPIPNGTLPGLTSVASGKAVELFARMLHHPDEIHAPGDIAGMETEHQLGLLPHQLRGSLPKCVLSLELGNSSGNCTACSIAVLSEYRRRGLDFVMQAINYPTYLKDLTGISDSKRADTCPKMLGSISVNSDKISDVRCLILGAGTLGCDVARILMDCGVRKLTVVDSGRVVVSNLARQSLYTSDDCGAPKATAIVKHLVERCPSVDAQGIQMEIPMPGHPLSPGEAAGVLQDCKSLEELVASHDAIFLLTDTRESRWLPTLLCTNENKIAITAALGYDSYLVMRHGAGPGTSCEASNVTAATDKMSTMDPLGRQRLGCYFCNDVVAPVDSVSNRTLDQQCTVTRPGLASIASGCAADLFTRMLHHPDGIHAPGDIAGASSGHPLGLLPHQMRGSLSQYNLLTLLGYSSSNCTACSNVVLSEYRRRGMDFVMQVINEPTYLEDLTGLTDLMKSAACSQVEWVETDEDDFVEI